GAGCCTCGGTGGAGCGGCTGGGATCCATCCCAAATGCAGAGCGGGTGGGGAAGAATGCGATCGAGATCCGCACTTAGACCAAAGCCGTCGAGATAAGTAGCGAGCAGTCCGCGAAAGTCGGTTTCTTCGTTGCCGCGAAAGGTGCCAATCCCAATCGAGTAGCCGTCAGATTTAGGAAAGACCCAGATGTAACCGTTCCGGACAAGCCCGAACTCAAAGTGAGCCGTGCTATCGGGGCGCTCAGTTAGCGGAATATCCAGCTCGCAGGCCTGGGCATAGCGGCGCTTTTGACTCGGGAAGCCCAACCATTGCGCCAGCGATCCCTTGGCGCCATCCGCTGCGATCAAATAGCGACAGCGATAGGCGCGATCGCCCAAGGAAACCAACCATCCATCTCCTTCAGCCGAGACTGCCGTGACGGTTGCGCCATCTTCCACTCGCGCCCCGAGGTTAGCCGCTTGCTCCACTAAAAAGTGATCGAAGCGATCGCGCCGCACCATCCAGAATGGTTCAGCACTCGGTAGTTCAGCCTCAACAGGATCGCCGAGCTTCCAAGTAAACCGCAGGCGATCGACGCCGTGATCGACCACCGATCGCAAATCGCAATCGAACCAGCGGGCGACTTGGGGCGAAACTCCACCAGCACAGGCTTTTAGCCGTGGCAACTTAGCTTGCTCTAACAGGAGCACTTGGCGA
The sequence above is a segment of the Synechococcus elongatus PCC 11801 genome. Coding sequences within it:
- a CDS encoding geranylgeranyl reductase family protein, giving the protein MLDCIVVGAGPAGGSAAYHLARRDRQVLLLEQAKLPRLKACAGGVSPQVARWFDCDLRSVVDHGVDRLRFTWKLGDPVEAELPSAEPFWMVRRDRFDHFLVEQAANLGARVEDGATVTAVSAEGDGWLVSLGDRAYRCRYLIAADGAKGSLAQWLGFPSQKRRYAQACELDIPLTERPDSTAHFEFGLVRNGYIWVFPKSDGYSIGIGTFRGNEETDFRGLLATYLDGFGLSADLDRILPHPLCIWDGSQPLHRGSALLVGEAASLTDPFTAEGIRPALLSGMRAAEAIDRAIAGESKALAGYSRTIQQEWGDSMAWAKRISSVFYRVPNLGYQIGIKRPTAPQRMAQILVGELDYSDIATRVIRRLTTGFLPGMR